From one Anopheles cruzii chromosome 3, idAnoCruzAS_RS32_06, whole genome shotgun sequence genomic stretch:
- the LOC128275225 gene encoding myosin light chain alkali, whose protein sequence is MASDLKDVEIEKAQFVFSVYDWEGSGAMDAVDLGNALRALNTNPTLDLINKMGGTQKRGEKKIKFDEFLPIYSQVKKEKDQGCYEDFLECLKLYDKEENGTMLLAELQHSLTALGERLSEDELEAVFNDCMDPEDDDGNIPYGPYLQRLCDHTPPAY, encoded by the exons ATG GCCAGCGATCTGAAGGATGTTGAAATTGAAA AGGCGCAGTTCGTCTTCTCCGTCTACGATTGGGAAGGCTCTGGTGCGATGGACGCTGTCGACCTCGGCAATGCCCTCCGTGCGCTGAACACGAACCCAACTCTGGACCTCATCAACAAGATGGGTGGCACTCAGAAGCGCGGCGAGAAGAAGATCAAGTTCGACGAATTCCTGCCGATCTACTCGCAGGTCAAGAAGGAGAAGGACCAGGGCTGCTACGAGGACTTCCTCGAGTGTCTGAAGCTGTACGACAAGGAGGAAAACGGCACCATGCTGCTGGCTGAACTGCAGCACAGCTTAACCGCTCTCG GTGAGAGGCTCAGTGAGGACGAACTGGAAGCCGTCTTCAATGACTGCATGGACCCCGAGGACGATGACGGTAACATCCCATACGGAC CATATCTTCAGAGATTGTGTGACCACACGCCACCGGCTTATTGA
- the LOC128269942 gene encoding trichohyalin-like, which yields MIKELYQPAEPKSHRPSYANKAVILSSGKWEQMWKKVTSPADKETEVLCQQEREFREYLKRSSKKMTGSWENTVQNIRDKKEAERLRRDKAKIEEDQRHYRELKAADEIQRRELIQKAEDLIQKDKVGPRVLESAAKFCEVLKGRELQRQFRLEQENAQHLRRQSVDQQTLSQANQWLRSHGDRLLEDRQRFDNYKRELKETMVRNQELQRQRKEALVAEEQQSLEVIEGEMRRHQERERRAAEESKEMRRMSALEAIQMAEDRRARLKREGEIEDKLIQIYTEGQQNIASFKQTLHVNKHRFRDNSNQLRDAIERQRAALTQEERNLQRAAEEKERIASIKEREQTEQAKQLKAARMQAHLDEIEWQRQREAEEAVLTRREYEERLKNIDVTYGFDRHKVADKTAKTYAQRKLLLGQMVEKEVRERREADTALELRYARDCADKENKLFLQYAQDLIGDARVKGRPILPLLKTVQSYKREHFHDFKEADIVPQHLLSRVPINNKLIEHGLLDRFETHQKALVIPKKPAPAGRVPTAGATLGLPSELRPKSKGGSPKGGAKERPQEGTK from the exons ATGATCAAAGAGCTATACCAGCCAGCGGAACCAAAGTCGCACCGTCCGAGCTACGCCAACAAGGCGGTCATCCTGAGCAGCGGCAAGTGGGAGCAGATGTGGAAGAAGGTCACCAGCCCGGCCGACAAGGAAACGGAGGTGCTCTGCCAACAGGAGCGCGAGTTCCGGGAGTACCTGAAGCGGAGCTCGAAGAAGATGACCGGCAGCTGGGAGAACACGGTGCAGAACATCCGCGACAAGAAGGAGGCGGAGCGGTTGCGCCGCGACAAGGCTAAGATCGAGGAAG ATCAGCGCCACTACCGGGAGTTGAAGGCGGCGGACGAGATACAGCGGCGGGAGTTGATCCAGAAGGCGGAAGATCTGATCCAGAAGGACAAGGTGGGTCCGCGAGTGCTGGAGAGTGCCGCCAAGTTCTGCGAGGTGCTGAAGGGTCGCGAGCTACAGCGCCAGTTCCGGCTGGAGCAGGAGAACGCCCAGCACCTACGCCGCCAGTCGGTCGATCAGCAGACGTTGTCGCAGGCAAATCAGTGGTTGCGGTCGCACGGCGACCGGCTGCTGGAGGACCGCCAGCGGTTCGACAACTACAAGCGCGAGCTGAAGGAGACGATGGTGCGGAACCAGGAGCTGCAGCGCCAGCGCAAGGAGGCGCTGGTGGCCGAGGAACAGCAGAGCCTGGAGGTGATCGAGGGAGAGATGCGCCGGCACCAGGAACGGGAGCGTCGGGCAGCGGAGGAGAGCAAGGAGATGCGGCGCATGAGCGCCCTGGAGGCGATCCAGATGGCCGAGGACCGGCGGGCGCGGCTGAAGCGCGAGGGCGAGATCGAGGACAAGCTGATCCAGATCTACACCGAGGGCCAGCAGAACATCGCCAGCTTCAAGCAGACCCTGCACGTGAACAAACACCGGTTCCGGGACAATTCGAACCAGCTGCGGGACGCGATCGAGAGGCAGCGGGCGGCGCTAACGCAGGAGGAGCGCAACCTGCAGCGGGCCGCCGAGGAGAAGGAGCGGATCGCGTCGATCAAGGAGCGCGAGCAGACGGAGCAGGCTAAGCAGCTGAAGGCGGCCCGGATGCAGGCGCACCTGGATGAGATcgagtggcagcggcagcgggaGGCCGAGGAAGCGGTCCTGACGCGGCGCGAGTACGAGGAGCGACTGAAGAACATCGACGTCACGTACGGCTTCGATCGCCACAAGGTGGCGGACAAGACGGCCAAGACGTACGCCCAgcggaagctgctgctcggccaAATGGTGGAGAAGGAGGTGCGCGAACGTCGGGAGGCGGACACGGCGCTCGAGCTGCGGTACGCGAGGGATTGCGCCGACAAGGAGAACAAGCTGTTCCTGCAGTACGCCCAGGATCTGATCGGAGACGCCCGGGTCAAGGGGCGGCCGATCCTGCCGCTCCTCAAGACGGTGCAGAGCTACAAGCGGGAGCACTTCCACGACTTCAAGGAGGCAGACATCGTTCCGCAGCACTTGCTATCGCGCGTCCCGATCAACAACAAGCTGATCGAGCACGGGCTGCTGGACCGGTTCGAGACGCACCAGAAGGCGCTGGTCATACCGAAGAAGCCGGCCCCAGCCGGACGCGTACCGACCGCTGGGGCCACTCTCGGACTGCCATCCGAACTGCGGCCCAAATCCAAGGGAGGGTCGCCCAAGGGTGGCGCAAAAGAAAGGCCTCAAGAGGGGACCAAGTAG